From Dasypus novemcinctus isolate mDasNov1 chromosome 11, mDasNov1.1.hap2, whole genome shotgun sequence, one genomic window encodes:
- the SLC29A1 gene encoding equilibrative nucleoside transporter 1 isoform X3: MGLEGISPGRDNGTHLRMNPPARSASQARTSFWGLPRPPAIPTLLLTRLGLCSPPSCFPAYKRLRLLDKNSSGSGQAGSQQASEGGGSCHPGKTRSTITMTTSHQPQDRCKAVWLIFFILGLGTLLPWNFFMTATMYFRNRLEMPQNVSSDTAQLGTDIQALATPAAPSPERSSLSSIFNNVMTLCAMLPLLLFTCLNSFLHQRIPQSVRILGSLAAILLVFMVTALLVKVQLDALSFFIITMIKIMLINSYGAILQGSLFGLAGLLPASYTAPIMSGQGLAGFFASVAMICAIASGSELSESAFGYFITACGVIILAIICYLGLPRLEFYCYYQQLKLEGLGEQETRLDLISKGEEPRTRKEEVSASTSQAFSQSPSIKAILKNISVLAFSVCFVFTVTIAIFPAVTAEAKSSIAGHSAWKDYFIPVSCFLTFNVFDWLGRSLTAVVMWPGKDSRWLPGLVVARLVFVPLLLLCNVQPRRYLAVVFEHDAWYIFFMAAFAFSNGYLASLCMCFGPKKVAPAEAETAGTIMAFFLCLGLALGAVFSFLFRAIV; this comes from the exons GAACCCACCGGCAAGATCTGCTTCCCAAGCTAGGACCAGCTTCTGGGGACTGCCCAGGCCCCCCGCTATTCCGACCCTTCTGCTGACAAGGCTGGGCCTCTG CTCTCCACCCTCCTGTTTCCCAGCTTACAAACGGCTTCGCCTGCTAGATAAAAATAGCAGTGGCAGCGGCCAGGCCGGGAGCCAG CAGGCCTCAGAGGGAGGGGGCTCCTGTCATCCAGGCAAAACCAGGAGCACCATCACCATGACAACCAGTCACCAGCCTCAGGACAG GTGCAAAGCCGTCTGGCTCATCTTCTTCATATTGGGTCTGGGTACGCTGCTCCCCTGGAATTTCTTCATGACAGCCACTATg TATTTCAGAAACCGCCTGGAAATGCCCCAGAATGTGTCCTCCGACACTGCCCAACTGGGCACGGACATCCAGGCCTTGGCCACCCCCGCAGCACCCTCGCCAGAGCGTAGTTCTCTCAGTTCCATCTTCAACAATGTCATGACCCTCTGTGCCATGCTGCCCCTGCTGCTTTTCACCTGCCTCAACTCCTTCCTGCATCAGAG GATCCCACAGTCCGTACGGATTCTGGGCAGCCTGGCGGCCATCCTGCTGGTGTTCATGGTCAcggccctcctggtgaaggtgcaGCTGGATGCTCTGTCCTTCTTCATCATCACCATGATCAAGATCATGCTCATTAATT CGTACGGTGCCATCCTGCAGGGCAGCCTCTTTGGTCTGGCTGGCCTCCTGCCCGCCAGCTACACAGCCCCCATCATGAGTGGCCAGGGCTTGGCGGGTTTCTTCGCCTCAGTGGCCATGATCTGTGCCATTGCCA GTGGCTCAGAGCTTTCGGAAAGTGCCTTTGGCTACTTTATCACAGCCTGTGGAGTCATCATTTTGGCCATCATCTGTTACCTGGGCCTGCCTCGGCTG GAATTCTACTGCTACTACCAGCAGCTCAAGCTCGAAGGGCTGGGGGAGCAGGAGACCAGGTTGGACCTCATTAGTAAAG GAGAGGAACCAAGAACGAGGAAAGAAGAGGTTTCAGCCTCCACCTCTCAGGCCTTCTCCCAAAGCCCCTCTATCAAGGCCATCCTCAAAAAC ATCTCGGTCCtggctttctctgtctgcttcGTCTTCACGGTCACCATTGCAATATTTCCTGCCGTGACTGCTGAGGCCAAGTCCAGCATCGCAGGGCACAGTGCCTGGA AAGACTATTTTATTCCTGTATCCTGTTTCTTGACTTTCAATGTCTTTGACTGGCTGGGTCGGAGTCTCACAGCTGTAGTCATGTGG CCTGGCAAGGACAGCCGCTGGCTGCCTGGCCTGGTGGTGGCCCGGCTGGTGTTCgtgccgctgctgctgctgtgcAACGTCCAGCCCCGCCGCTACCTGGCCGTGGTCTTCGAGCACGATGCCTGGTACATCTTCTTCATGGCCGCCTTTGCCTTCTCCAACGGTTACCTTGCCAGCCTCTGCATGTGCTTCGGGCCCAA GAAAGTGGCGCCGGCTGAGGCGGAGACGGCAGGAACCATCATGGCCTTCTTTCTGTGCCTGGGCCTGGCGCTGGGGGCTGTCTTCTCCTTCCTGTTCCGAGCCATCGTGTGA
- the SLC29A1 gene encoding equilibrative nucleoside transporter 1 isoform X4 — translation MGTRNPPARSASQARTSFWGLPRPPAIPTLLLTRLGLCSPPSCFPAYKRLRLLDKNSSGSGQAGSQQASEGGGSCHPGKTRSTITMTTSHQPQDRCKAVWLIFFILGLGTLLPWNFFMTATMYFRNRLEMPQNVSSDTAQLGTDIQALATPAAPSPERSSLSSIFNNVMTLCAMLPLLLFTCLNSFLHQRIPQSVRILGSLAAILLVFMVTALLVKVQLDALSFFIITMIKIMLINSYGAILQGSLFGLAGLLPASYTAPIMSGQGLAGFFASVAMICAIASGSELSESAFGYFITACGVIILAIICYLGLPRLEFYCYYQQLKLEGLGEQETRLDLISKGEEPRTRKEEVSASTSQAFSQSPSIKAILKNISVLAFSVCFVFTVTIAIFPAVTAEAKSSIAGHSAWKDYFIPVSCFLTFNVFDWLGRSLTAVVMWPGKDSRWLPGLVVARLVFVPLLLLCNVQPRRYLAVVFEHDAWYIFFMAAFAFSNGYLASLCMCFGPKKVAPAEAETAGTIMAFFLCLGLALGAVFSFLFRAIV, via the exons GAACCCACCGGCAAGATCTGCTTCCCAAGCTAGGACCAGCTTCTGGGGACTGCCCAGGCCCCCCGCTATTCCGACCCTTCTGCTGACAAGGCTGGGCCTCTG CTCTCCACCCTCCTGTTTCCCAGCTTACAAACGGCTTCGCCTGCTAGATAAAAATAGCAGTGGCAGCGGCCAGGCCGGGAGCCAG CAGGCCTCAGAGGGAGGGGGCTCCTGTCATCCAGGCAAAACCAGGAGCACCATCACCATGACAACCAGTCACCAGCCTCAGGACAG GTGCAAAGCCGTCTGGCTCATCTTCTTCATATTGGGTCTGGGTACGCTGCTCCCCTGGAATTTCTTCATGACAGCCACTATg TATTTCAGAAACCGCCTGGAAATGCCCCAGAATGTGTCCTCCGACACTGCCCAACTGGGCACGGACATCCAGGCCTTGGCCACCCCCGCAGCACCCTCGCCAGAGCGTAGTTCTCTCAGTTCCATCTTCAACAATGTCATGACCCTCTGTGCCATGCTGCCCCTGCTGCTTTTCACCTGCCTCAACTCCTTCCTGCATCAGAG GATCCCACAGTCCGTACGGATTCTGGGCAGCCTGGCGGCCATCCTGCTGGTGTTCATGGTCAcggccctcctggtgaaggtgcaGCTGGATGCTCTGTCCTTCTTCATCATCACCATGATCAAGATCATGCTCATTAATT CGTACGGTGCCATCCTGCAGGGCAGCCTCTTTGGTCTGGCTGGCCTCCTGCCCGCCAGCTACACAGCCCCCATCATGAGTGGCCAGGGCTTGGCGGGTTTCTTCGCCTCAGTGGCCATGATCTGTGCCATTGCCA GTGGCTCAGAGCTTTCGGAAAGTGCCTTTGGCTACTTTATCACAGCCTGTGGAGTCATCATTTTGGCCATCATCTGTTACCTGGGCCTGCCTCGGCTG GAATTCTACTGCTACTACCAGCAGCTCAAGCTCGAAGGGCTGGGGGAGCAGGAGACCAGGTTGGACCTCATTAGTAAAG GAGAGGAACCAAGAACGAGGAAAGAAGAGGTTTCAGCCTCCACCTCTCAGGCCTTCTCCCAAAGCCCCTCTATCAAGGCCATCCTCAAAAAC ATCTCGGTCCtggctttctctgtctgcttcGTCTTCACGGTCACCATTGCAATATTTCCTGCCGTGACTGCTGAGGCCAAGTCCAGCATCGCAGGGCACAGTGCCTGGA AAGACTATTTTATTCCTGTATCCTGTTTCTTGACTTTCAATGTCTTTGACTGGCTGGGTCGGAGTCTCACAGCTGTAGTCATGTGG CCTGGCAAGGACAGCCGCTGGCTGCCTGGCCTGGTGGTGGCCCGGCTGGTGTTCgtgccgctgctgctgctgtgcAACGTCCAGCCCCGCCGCTACCTGGCCGTGGTCTTCGAGCACGATGCCTGGTACATCTTCTTCATGGCCGCCTTTGCCTTCTCCAACGGTTACCTTGCCAGCCTCTGCATGTGCTTCGGGCCCAA GAAAGTGGCGCCGGCTGAGGCGGAGACGGCAGGAACCATCATGGCCTTCTTTCTGTGCCTGGGCCTGGCGCTGGGGGCTGTCTTCTCCTTCCTGTTCCGAGCCATCGTGTGA
- the SLC29A1 gene encoding equilibrative nucleoside transporter 1 isoform X1, with protein sequence MPGSARLPPSLGISPGRDNGTHLRMNPPARSASQARTSFWGLPRPPAIPTLLLTRLGLCSPPSCFPAYKRLRLLDKNSSGSGQAGSQQASEGGGSCHPGKTRSTITMTTSHQPQDRCKAVWLIFFILGLGTLLPWNFFMTATMYFRNRLEMPQNVSSDTAQLGTDIQALATPAAPSPERSSLSSIFNNVMTLCAMLPLLLFTCLNSFLHQRIPQSVRILGSLAAILLVFMVTALLVKVQLDALSFFIITMIKIMLINSYGAILQGSLFGLAGLLPASYTAPIMSGQGLAGFFASVAMICAIASGSELSESAFGYFITACGVIILAIICYLGLPRLEFYCYYQQLKLEGLGEQETRLDLISKGEEPRTRKEEVSASTSQAFSQSPSIKAILKNISVLAFSVCFVFTVTIAIFPAVTAEAKSSIAGHSAWKDYFIPVSCFLTFNVFDWLGRSLTAVVMWPGKDSRWLPGLVVARLVFVPLLLLCNVQPRRYLAVVFEHDAWYIFFMAAFAFSNGYLASLCMCFGPKKVAPAEAETAGTIMAFFLCLGLALGAVFSFLFRAIV encoded by the exons GAACCCACCGGCAAGATCTGCTTCCCAAGCTAGGACCAGCTTCTGGGGACTGCCCAGGCCCCCCGCTATTCCGACCCTTCTGCTGACAAGGCTGGGCCTCTG CTCTCCACCCTCCTGTTTCCCAGCTTACAAACGGCTTCGCCTGCTAGATAAAAATAGCAGTGGCAGCGGCCAGGCCGGGAGCCAG CAGGCCTCAGAGGGAGGGGGCTCCTGTCATCCAGGCAAAACCAGGAGCACCATCACCATGACAACCAGTCACCAGCCTCAGGACAG GTGCAAAGCCGTCTGGCTCATCTTCTTCATATTGGGTCTGGGTACGCTGCTCCCCTGGAATTTCTTCATGACAGCCACTATg TATTTCAGAAACCGCCTGGAAATGCCCCAGAATGTGTCCTCCGACACTGCCCAACTGGGCACGGACATCCAGGCCTTGGCCACCCCCGCAGCACCCTCGCCAGAGCGTAGTTCTCTCAGTTCCATCTTCAACAATGTCATGACCCTCTGTGCCATGCTGCCCCTGCTGCTTTTCACCTGCCTCAACTCCTTCCTGCATCAGAG GATCCCACAGTCCGTACGGATTCTGGGCAGCCTGGCGGCCATCCTGCTGGTGTTCATGGTCAcggccctcctggtgaaggtgcaGCTGGATGCTCTGTCCTTCTTCATCATCACCATGATCAAGATCATGCTCATTAATT CGTACGGTGCCATCCTGCAGGGCAGCCTCTTTGGTCTGGCTGGCCTCCTGCCCGCCAGCTACACAGCCCCCATCATGAGTGGCCAGGGCTTGGCGGGTTTCTTCGCCTCAGTGGCCATGATCTGTGCCATTGCCA GTGGCTCAGAGCTTTCGGAAAGTGCCTTTGGCTACTTTATCACAGCCTGTGGAGTCATCATTTTGGCCATCATCTGTTACCTGGGCCTGCCTCGGCTG GAATTCTACTGCTACTACCAGCAGCTCAAGCTCGAAGGGCTGGGGGAGCAGGAGACCAGGTTGGACCTCATTAGTAAAG GAGAGGAACCAAGAACGAGGAAAGAAGAGGTTTCAGCCTCCACCTCTCAGGCCTTCTCCCAAAGCCCCTCTATCAAGGCCATCCTCAAAAAC ATCTCGGTCCtggctttctctgtctgcttcGTCTTCACGGTCACCATTGCAATATTTCCTGCCGTGACTGCTGAGGCCAAGTCCAGCATCGCAGGGCACAGTGCCTGGA AAGACTATTTTATTCCTGTATCCTGTTTCTTGACTTTCAATGTCTTTGACTGGCTGGGTCGGAGTCTCACAGCTGTAGTCATGTGG CCTGGCAAGGACAGCCGCTGGCTGCCTGGCCTGGTGGTGGCCCGGCTGGTGTTCgtgccgctgctgctgctgtgcAACGTCCAGCCCCGCCGCTACCTGGCCGTGGTCTTCGAGCACGATGCCTGGTACATCTTCTTCATGGCCGCCTTTGCCTTCTCCAACGGTTACCTTGCCAGCCTCTGCATGTGCTTCGGGCCCAA GAAAGTGGCGCCGGCTGAGGCGGAGACGGCAGGAACCATCATGGCCTTCTTTCTGTGCCTGGGCCTGGCGCTGGGGGCTGTCTTCTCCTTCCTGTTCCGAGCCATCGTGTGA
- the SLC29A1 gene encoding equilibrative nucleoside transporter 1 isoform X2 translates to MPGSARLPPSLGISPGRDNGTHLRMNPPARSASQARTSFWGLPRPPAIPTLLLTRLGLCSPPSCFPAYKRLRLLDKNSSGSGQAGSQASEGGGSCHPGKTRSTITMTTSHQPQDRCKAVWLIFFILGLGTLLPWNFFMTATMYFRNRLEMPQNVSSDTAQLGTDIQALATPAAPSPERSSLSSIFNNVMTLCAMLPLLLFTCLNSFLHQRIPQSVRILGSLAAILLVFMVTALLVKVQLDALSFFIITMIKIMLINSYGAILQGSLFGLAGLLPASYTAPIMSGQGLAGFFASVAMICAIASGSELSESAFGYFITACGVIILAIICYLGLPRLEFYCYYQQLKLEGLGEQETRLDLISKGEEPRTRKEEVSASTSQAFSQSPSIKAILKNISVLAFSVCFVFTVTIAIFPAVTAEAKSSIAGHSAWKDYFIPVSCFLTFNVFDWLGRSLTAVVMWPGKDSRWLPGLVVARLVFVPLLLLCNVQPRRYLAVVFEHDAWYIFFMAAFAFSNGYLASLCMCFGPKKVAPAEAETAGTIMAFFLCLGLALGAVFSFLFRAIV, encoded by the exons GAACCCACCGGCAAGATCTGCTTCCCAAGCTAGGACCAGCTTCTGGGGACTGCCCAGGCCCCCCGCTATTCCGACCCTTCTGCTGACAAGGCTGGGCCTCTG CTCTCCACCCTCCTGTTTCCCAGCTTACAAACGGCTTCGCCTGCTAGATAAAAATAGCAGTGGCAGCGGCCAGGCCGGGAGCCAG GCCTCAGAGGGAGGGGGCTCCTGTCATCCAGGCAAAACCAGGAGCACCATCACCATGACAACCAGTCACCAGCCTCAGGACAG GTGCAAAGCCGTCTGGCTCATCTTCTTCATATTGGGTCTGGGTACGCTGCTCCCCTGGAATTTCTTCATGACAGCCACTATg TATTTCAGAAACCGCCTGGAAATGCCCCAGAATGTGTCCTCCGACACTGCCCAACTGGGCACGGACATCCAGGCCTTGGCCACCCCCGCAGCACCCTCGCCAGAGCGTAGTTCTCTCAGTTCCATCTTCAACAATGTCATGACCCTCTGTGCCATGCTGCCCCTGCTGCTTTTCACCTGCCTCAACTCCTTCCTGCATCAGAG GATCCCACAGTCCGTACGGATTCTGGGCAGCCTGGCGGCCATCCTGCTGGTGTTCATGGTCAcggccctcctggtgaaggtgcaGCTGGATGCTCTGTCCTTCTTCATCATCACCATGATCAAGATCATGCTCATTAATT CGTACGGTGCCATCCTGCAGGGCAGCCTCTTTGGTCTGGCTGGCCTCCTGCCCGCCAGCTACACAGCCCCCATCATGAGTGGCCAGGGCTTGGCGGGTTTCTTCGCCTCAGTGGCCATGATCTGTGCCATTGCCA GTGGCTCAGAGCTTTCGGAAAGTGCCTTTGGCTACTTTATCACAGCCTGTGGAGTCATCATTTTGGCCATCATCTGTTACCTGGGCCTGCCTCGGCTG GAATTCTACTGCTACTACCAGCAGCTCAAGCTCGAAGGGCTGGGGGAGCAGGAGACCAGGTTGGACCTCATTAGTAAAG GAGAGGAACCAAGAACGAGGAAAGAAGAGGTTTCAGCCTCCACCTCTCAGGCCTTCTCCCAAAGCCCCTCTATCAAGGCCATCCTCAAAAAC ATCTCGGTCCtggctttctctgtctgcttcGTCTTCACGGTCACCATTGCAATATTTCCTGCCGTGACTGCTGAGGCCAAGTCCAGCATCGCAGGGCACAGTGCCTGGA AAGACTATTTTATTCCTGTATCCTGTTTCTTGACTTTCAATGTCTTTGACTGGCTGGGTCGGAGTCTCACAGCTGTAGTCATGTGG CCTGGCAAGGACAGCCGCTGGCTGCCTGGCCTGGTGGTGGCCCGGCTGGTGTTCgtgccgctgctgctgctgtgcAACGTCCAGCCCCGCCGCTACCTGGCCGTGGTCTTCGAGCACGATGCCTGGTACATCTTCTTCATGGCCGCCTTTGCCTTCTCCAACGGTTACCTTGCCAGCCTCTGCATGTGCTTCGGGCCCAA GAAAGTGGCGCCGGCTGAGGCGGAGACGGCAGGAACCATCATGGCCTTCTTTCTGTGCCTGGGCCTGGCGCTGGGGGCTGTCTTCTCCTTCCTGTTCCGAGCCATCGTGTGA
- the SLC29A1 gene encoding equilibrative nucleoside transporter 1 isoform X5, with amino-acid sequence MTTSHQPQDRCKAVWLIFFILGLGTLLPWNFFMTATMYFRNRLEMPQNVSSDTAQLGTDIQALATPAAPSPERSSLSSIFNNVMTLCAMLPLLLFTCLNSFLHQRIPQSVRILGSLAAILLVFMVTALLVKVQLDALSFFIITMIKIMLINSYGAILQGSLFGLAGLLPASYTAPIMSGQGLAGFFASVAMICAIASGSELSESAFGYFITACGVIILAIICYLGLPRLEFYCYYQQLKLEGLGEQETRLDLISKGEEPRTRKEEVSASTSQAFSQSPSIKAILKNISVLAFSVCFVFTVTIAIFPAVTAEAKSSIAGHSAWKDYFIPVSCFLTFNVFDWLGRSLTAVVMWPGKDSRWLPGLVVARLVFVPLLLLCNVQPRRYLAVVFEHDAWYIFFMAAFAFSNGYLASLCMCFGPKKVAPAEAETAGTIMAFFLCLGLALGAVFSFLFRAIV; translated from the exons ATGACAACCAGTCACCAGCCTCAGGACAG GTGCAAAGCCGTCTGGCTCATCTTCTTCATATTGGGTCTGGGTACGCTGCTCCCCTGGAATTTCTTCATGACAGCCACTATg TATTTCAGAAACCGCCTGGAAATGCCCCAGAATGTGTCCTCCGACACTGCCCAACTGGGCACGGACATCCAGGCCTTGGCCACCCCCGCAGCACCCTCGCCAGAGCGTAGTTCTCTCAGTTCCATCTTCAACAATGTCATGACCCTCTGTGCCATGCTGCCCCTGCTGCTTTTCACCTGCCTCAACTCCTTCCTGCATCAGAG GATCCCACAGTCCGTACGGATTCTGGGCAGCCTGGCGGCCATCCTGCTGGTGTTCATGGTCAcggccctcctggtgaaggtgcaGCTGGATGCTCTGTCCTTCTTCATCATCACCATGATCAAGATCATGCTCATTAATT CGTACGGTGCCATCCTGCAGGGCAGCCTCTTTGGTCTGGCTGGCCTCCTGCCCGCCAGCTACACAGCCCCCATCATGAGTGGCCAGGGCTTGGCGGGTTTCTTCGCCTCAGTGGCCATGATCTGTGCCATTGCCA GTGGCTCAGAGCTTTCGGAAAGTGCCTTTGGCTACTTTATCACAGCCTGTGGAGTCATCATTTTGGCCATCATCTGTTACCTGGGCCTGCCTCGGCTG GAATTCTACTGCTACTACCAGCAGCTCAAGCTCGAAGGGCTGGGGGAGCAGGAGACCAGGTTGGACCTCATTAGTAAAG GAGAGGAACCAAGAACGAGGAAAGAAGAGGTTTCAGCCTCCACCTCTCAGGCCTTCTCCCAAAGCCCCTCTATCAAGGCCATCCTCAAAAAC ATCTCGGTCCtggctttctctgtctgcttcGTCTTCACGGTCACCATTGCAATATTTCCTGCCGTGACTGCTGAGGCCAAGTCCAGCATCGCAGGGCACAGTGCCTGGA AAGACTATTTTATTCCTGTATCCTGTTTCTTGACTTTCAATGTCTTTGACTGGCTGGGTCGGAGTCTCACAGCTGTAGTCATGTGG CCTGGCAAGGACAGCCGCTGGCTGCCTGGCCTGGTGGTGGCCCGGCTGGTGTTCgtgccgctgctgctgctgtgcAACGTCCAGCCCCGCCGCTACCTGGCCGTGGTCTTCGAGCACGATGCCTGGTACATCTTCTTCATGGCCGCCTTTGCCTTCTCCAACGGTTACCTTGCCAGCCTCTGCATGTGCTTCGGGCCCAA GAAAGTGGCGCCGGCTGAGGCGGAGACGGCAGGAACCATCATGGCCTTCTTTCTGTGCCTGGGCCTGGCGCTGGGGGCTGTCTTCTCCTTCCTGTTCCGAGCCATCGTGTGA